The following are encoded together in the Nocardioides okcheonensis genome:
- a CDS encoding serine/threonine protein kinase: MSALAPGEAVDGAGRYVLSSRIATGGMGEVWAGRDTVLGRSVAVKVLKPEYADDPLFRQRFETEARHAAGLQHPGIAAVFDFGESEVDDSSGAPRPYLVMELVEGQPLSALLRPDAPLDAAAAAALLAQAADALGQAHAAGIVHRDVKPANLLVTPDRRIKVTDFGIARATDGMALTETGQVLGTPAYISPEQAEAARPRRPPTSTPSASWPSSASPGASPTSPTLPSRPPSRTCASPSPSSPSGCRPTWPPSCAAPSPSPPRRGSPTAPPSPARCATPPPWPVPVPRPPPSPPRCPRRGHAGDGGRAGGPPAPIPTPAPTPAPTPRQARERRTPWPLLVGLLAVAAAVLLAVWLGSRGGDTTDTGAGSQDPTRSASQQPSQTPSETPSETPSETPSETPSETPSETPTEEPATVEVDPAAYVGRDRKDVEKELRDLGLEPVPVELENPGDQEDGVVASVEPSGTLEEGAQVTVSFWGKVPPGQEPGGPGSPGGPGTGPEGAPGQQKDEEGGTQR; the protein is encoded by the coding sequence GTGAGCGCCCTCGCCCCGGGCGAGGCCGTCGACGGCGCCGGCCGCTACGTCCTCTCGTCCCGGATCGCCACCGGCGGCATGGGCGAGGTCTGGGCGGGCCGCGACACGGTGCTCGGGCGGTCCGTGGCCGTGAAGGTGCTCAAGCCGGAGTACGCCGACGACCCGCTGTTCCGGCAGCGGTTCGAGACCGAGGCCCGCCACGCCGCCGGCCTGCAGCACCCCGGCATCGCCGCCGTCTTCGACTTCGGCGAGAGCGAGGTCGACGACTCCTCCGGCGCCCCGCGCCCCTACCTCGTCATGGAGCTGGTCGAGGGCCAGCCGCTCTCGGCGCTGCTGCGACCCGACGCGCCGCTCGACGCCGCCGCCGCGGCGGCGCTCCTCGCCCAGGCCGCCGATGCCCTCGGCCAGGCCCACGCGGCGGGGATCGTGCACCGCGACGTCAAGCCGGCCAACCTGCTCGTCACCCCCGACCGGCGGATCAAGGTCACCGACTTCGGCATCGCCCGCGCCACCGACGGGATGGCCCTCACCGAGACCGGCCAGGTCCTCGGCACGCCCGCCTACATCTCGCCCGAGCAGGCCGAGGCCGCACGGCCACGCCGGCCTCCGACGTCTACTCCCTCGGCGTCGTGGCCTTCGAGTGCCTCGCCGGGCGCAAGCCCTACGTCGCCGACACTCCCGTCGCGACCGCCCTCGCGCACCTGCGCCAGCCCGTCCCCGAGCTCCCCGAGCGGGTGCCGGCCGACCTGGCCGCCGTCGTGCGCCGCGCCCTCGCCAAGTCCCCCGAGGAGAGGTTCCCCGACGGCACCGCCCTCGCCCGCGCGCTGCGCGACCCCTCCTCCGTGGCCGGTGCCGGTGCCTCGACCGCCACCGTCGCCGCCCCGATGCCCGCGGCGAGGCCACGCAGGTGATGGCGGCCGCGCCGGCGGGCCGCCCGCGCCGATCCCGACGCCCGCTCCGACGCCGGCTCCCACGCCGCGGCAGGCGCGCGAGCGGCGTACGCCGTGGCCCCTGCTGGTCGGTCTCCTCGCCGTCGCGGCCGCCGTGCTGCTGGCCGTGTGGCTCGGCTCCCGCGGCGGCGACACCACCGACACCGGGGCCGGCTCGCAGGACCCGACGCGCAGCGCGAGCCAGCAGCCCTCGCAGACGCCGTCCGAGACCCCGTCGGAGACGCCGTCCGAGACCCCCAGCGAGACCCCCAGCGAGACGCCGAGCGAGACCCCCACCGAGGAGCCGGCGACGGTCGAGGTGGACCCCGCGGCCTACGTCGGTCGCGACCGCAAGGACGTCGAGAAGGAGCTGCGCGACCTCGGCCTCGAGCCGGTGCCGGTGGAGCTGGAGAACCCCGGCGACCAGGAGGACGGCGTCGTCGCGTCGGTCGAGCCGTCCGGCACCCTCGAGGAGGGCGCCCAGGTCACGGTGAGCTTCTGGGGCAAGGTCCCGCCCGGACAGGAACCGGGCGGACCCGGCAGCCCCGGCGGACCGGGCACCGGGCCCGAGGGCGCACCCGGTCAGCAGAAGGACGAGGAAGGTGGCACACAGCGATGA
- a CDS encoding peptidoglycan D,D-transpeptidase FtsI family protein: MNKPIRVVSVFCLLLFLALLVNATYLMAVRSDDLAQDPRNRRIITATFSRERGAILVGKEAIARSVPSDDQYKFQRTYSEPFKYAPITGYFSWFSQTGVERSQNDVLSGDDSRLFVTRLVDLLSNSDPKGGNVQLTVNAAAQDAAWNGLENLPGDAQGAVVALEPTTGRILAMASTPTFDPNNFASHDFTAVGELGEKLNADPRQPLINRTIGTTLPPGSTFKLVTAAAAIESGNYDADSMVPGGSGFKLPQSSTVIGNHDGGDCGGRRITMTQAMQVSCNVTFLSLANELGNDAMADQAEKFGFNDTSLEDLGGQARSLYPRDMDAPQTAMSGIGQSSVTATPLQMAMVAAAIANDGDVMRPYVVDEVRAPNLSVLDRTEPQSISKAISSTTADELTKMLVATVDTGTATPAQIPGVEVAGKTGTAQSTAERPPYAWFVSFAPADDPQVAVAVLVQSSDTAREEIAGGLLGGPIAKAIMEAVINR, from the coding sequence GTGAACAAGCCCATCCGCGTCGTCTCGGTCTTCTGCCTGCTGCTCTTCCTCGCGCTGCTGGTCAACGCCACCTACCTGATGGCCGTGCGCTCCGACGACCTCGCGCAGGACCCACGCAACCGCCGGATCATCACCGCGACGTTCTCCCGTGAGCGCGGCGCGATCCTCGTCGGCAAGGAGGCGATCGCGCGCAGCGTGCCCTCCGACGACCAGTACAAGTTCCAGCGGACCTACTCCGAGCCCTTCAAGTACGCCCCCATCACCGGCTACTTCTCCTGGTTCAGCCAGACCGGCGTCGAGCGCTCGCAGAACGACGTGCTGTCCGGCGACGACTCGCGCCTGTTCGTCACCCGCCTGGTCGACCTGCTCAGCAACAGCGACCCCAAGGGCGGCAACGTCCAGCTCACCGTCAACGCCGCCGCGCAGGACGCGGCCTGGAACGGCCTGGAGAACCTCCCGGGCGACGCCCAGGGCGCCGTGGTGGCGCTCGAGCCCACCACCGGGCGGATCCTGGCGATGGCCTCGACGCCGACGTTCGACCCCAACAACTTCGCCTCCCACGACTTCACGGCCGTGGGCGAGCTGGGCGAGAAGCTCAACGCCGACCCGCGCCAGCCGCTGATCAACCGCACCATCGGCACCACGCTGCCGCCCGGCTCGACGTTCAAGCTGGTCACCGCGGCCGCGGCGATCGAGTCCGGCAACTACGACGCCGACTCGATGGTCCCCGGCGGCTCCGGGTTCAAGCTGCCCCAGTCGTCCACCGTCATCGGCAACCACGACGGCGGCGACTGCGGCGGCCGCCGGATCACCATGACCCAGGCCATGCAGGTCTCCTGCAACGTCACCTTCCTCAGCCTCGCCAACGAGCTCGGCAACGACGCGATGGCCGACCAGGCCGAGAAGTTCGGCTTCAACGACACCTCGCTGGAGGACCTCGGCGGCCAGGCGAGGTCGCTCTACCCGCGCGACATGGACGCCCCGCAGACCGCGATGTCCGGCATCGGCCAGTCCAGCGTGACCGCGACCCCGCTGCAGATGGCGATGGTGGCCGCCGCGATCGCCAACGACGGCGACGTGATGCGCCCCTACGTCGTCGACGAGGTGCGCGCGCCCAACCTGTCGGTCCTCGACCGCACCGAGCCGCAGAGCATCAGCAAGGCGATCTCCAGCACCACCGCCGACGAGCTCACGAAGATGCTGGTCGCGACCGTCGACACCGGCACCGCCACCCCGGCGCAGATCCCGGGCGTCGAGGTCGCCGGCAAGACCGGCACCGCGCAGTCCACCGCCGAGCGCCCGCCCTACGCCTGGTTCGTCTCCTTCGCCCCGGCCGACGACCCCCAGGTCGCGGTCGCGGTGCTCGTGCAGTCCAGCGACACCGCCCGCGAGGAGATCGCCGGCGGCCTGCTCGGCGGCCCGATCGCGAAGGCGATCATGGAGGCGGTGATCAACCGGTGA